The Methanolacinia petrolearia DSM 11571 genome has a segment encoding these proteins:
- a CDS encoding symporter small accessory protein, which produces MFGISDPYIWIGYLLSFLFTAACIAYGILNWRNGQEPEEGSDGS; this is translated from the coding sequence ATGTTTGGAATTTCTGATCCCTATATCTGGATAGGTTACCTGCTGTCGTTTTTATTTACGGCGGCCTGCATAGCGTACGGCATTTTGAACTGGAGAAACGGCCAGGAGCCCGAGGAGGGA
- a CDS encoding peptidase C1 produces MITTVMMLLLIVTPVIATNATVFIDCGNISEIGDSTTIYLTLDNAPQGLSGYNLNVSLDNTSIAEITGVSFPDWAANMSTHGALPAGSGLLIKASDVNYLVEPGATSITLATLTLKGLRPGSTEITMANANFDDDNGSDIPHYVSTGTLSVDYTPAIFNITPDSGYNNGSVNFMLNGSWLMSGASVNLTRGDSSIPAVNLSYVSETQIDGIFDINGLDEGRWNVTVTNPDGKKATLTDGFTIIMSMAPVNGVMPTDPNGDGIYEDLNGNAQADYADVNIFFVSYSWIEGNEPEDAFDFNNNGRLDMADIVVLFDSIS; encoded by the coding sequence ATGATAACAACTGTCATGATGCTTCTTTTGATCGTAACGCCGGTGATCGCAACGAACGCGACAGTTTTCATAGATTGTGGCAACATCAGCGAAATTGGAGATTCAACGACCATATACCTGACACTTGACAATGCTCCACAAGGGCTTAGCGGATACAACCTTAACGTATCGCTTGATAATACATCGATCGCAGAGATCACAGGGGTTTCATTCCCTGACTGGGCTGCAAACATGAGTACACACGGGGCACTTCCGGCAGGTTCGGGCCTGCTGATAAAAGCAAGTGACGTTAATTATCTTGTCGAACCCGGTGCAACCAGCATCACTCTTGCGACCCTGACCCTTAAAGGGCTCAGACCCGGGAGTACGGAAATCACCATGGCAAACGCCAATTTCGACGACGATAACGGCAGTGACATTCCGCATTATGTCAGCACAGGAACACTGAGCGTGGATTATACACCTGCTATTTTCAACATTACTCCTGATTCAGGATACAACAACGGCTCGGTCAACTTTATGCTTAATGGCTCGTGGCTGATGTCCGGTGCATCCGTAAACCTCACCAGGGGCGATTCTTCTATTCCGGCTGTTAATCTCAGCTACGTTTCCGAGACACAGATCGACGGAATATTCGACATTAACGGGCTGGACGAGGGTAGATGGAACGTAACCGTCACAAACCCGGACGGAAAGAAAGCAACATTAACAGATGGATTTACCATAATCATGTCGATGGCGCCGGTAAACGGCGTGATGCCGACCGATCCCAACGGAGACGGGATATATGAAGACCTGAACGGGAACGCCCAGGCTGATTACGCAGATGTCAACATTTTCTTTGTCTCTTACAGCTGGATCGAAGGGAACGAACCGGAAGATGCATTCGACTTCAACAACAACGGAAGACTGGATATGGCGGATATCGTGGTCCTCTTCGACAGTATATCGTGA
- a CDS encoding antibiotic biosynthesis monooxygenase, with the protein MCYPQIIYLHETAKSPIFTGGISITTEGAENEPGNKPEPFTLVTTHYVKPGKMDEFSEEIRNLSGYFSGYPGYMGVNFFRPSDPADGDFRVVLRFRSEKDFNRWRDSDERKKWIEREKELTIAPPKRYAVNGLETWFTLPGNNIMKPPKRHRQFMVTWLAVWPILAILTPIENSLFEGIPYLVQKMIAVAILVFLLTYVVMPFMTKAFKWFLYPDGMKKMETDEW; encoded by the coding sequence GTGTGCTATCCCCAAATTATTTACCTACATGAAACAGCGAAGAGCCCTATATTCACAGGAGGAATTTCAATTACGACCGAAGGAGCCGAAAACGAACCCGGCAATAAACCCGAACCGTTCACACTGGTGACGACGCATTATGTAAAACCCGGGAAGATGGATGAGTTCAGTGAAGAGATCAGGAACCTGTCCGGGTATTTCTCCGGCTATCCCGGCTACATGGGAGTGAACTTTTTCAGGCCGTCGGACCCGGCGGACGGGGACTTCAGGGTCGTCCTCAGGTTCAGGTCGGAAAAGGACTTCAACAGGTGGAGGGACTCGGACGAACGCAAAAAATGGATCGAAAGGGAGAAGGAGCTCACGATCGCACCGCCGAAGAGATACGCCGTCAACGGGCTCGAAACCTGGTTCACCCTCCCGGGAAACAATATCATGAAGCCCCCGAAACGCCACCGCCAGTTTATGGTGACGTGGCTTGCGGTCTGGCCGATTCTCGCAATCCTCACACCAATCGAGAACTCTCTCTTCGAAGGAATCCCGTATCTCGTCCAGAAGATGATCGCCGTTGCAATCCTCGTATTCCTCCTGACATATGTCGTGATGCCCTTCATGACGAAGGCGTTCAAGTGGTTCCTCTACCCCGACGGGATGAAGAAGATGGAGACGGACGAGTGGTAG
- a CDS encoding methyltransferase domain-containing protein — translation MIQENDRVLLAGRKREFFVRAGEGEFSTDKGMVKLGELVGLSTGDKVSTHMGFEFEVREPRPTDFFNYARRTGAPMLPKDIGMVIACTGMNKNDRVLDAGTGSGIAAIFFGGVAASVVTYEKRPEFSEVCAKNIEDAGLDNVDVIAGDVLEAEGEEEFDVVHLDMQIGREHVEHAWKLLKKGGYLATYTPFIEHTILVMDTAKPLFAEVVCHETIARELTRTERGTRPSTRVAHSGYITVCRK, via the coding sequence ATGATACAGGAAAACGACAGGGTTCTTCTCGCCGGGCGGAAACGCGAGTTCTTCGTCAGGGCAGGCGAAGGCGAGTTCTCGACCGACAAGGGAATGGTTAAGCTCGGCGAGCTCGTCGGCCTCTCGACCGGTGATAAGGTCTCGACCCACATGGGCTTCGAGTTCGAGGTCAGGGAACCGAGGCCCACCGACTTTTTTAATTATGCAAGACGGACAGGCGCCCCCATGCTCCCGAAGGACATCGGGATGGTCATCGCCTGCACCGGGATGAACAAAAACGACCGCGTCCTCGATGCGGGAACGGGGAGCGGGATCGCTGCGATCTTCTTCGGCGGAGTTGCGGCTTCGGTTGTCACATACGAGAAGAGGCCGGAGTTTTCCGAGGTCTGCGCAAAGAACATCGAGGATGCAGGTCTCGACAACGTGGATGTCATCGCCGGCGACGTCCTCGAAGCGGAAGGAGAGGAGGAGTTCGACGTCGTCCACCTCGACATGCAGATCGGAAGGGAGCATGTCGAGCACGCCTGGAAACTTCTCAAAAAGGGGGGGTACCTTGCGACATACACCCCGTTCATCGAGCACACGATACTCGTGATGGACACGGCAAAACCCCTTTTCGCCGAGGTTGTCTGCCACGAGACCATCGCAAGAGAGCTCACGAGAACCGAGAGGGGAACCCGTCCCTCGACGAGAGTCGCTCATTCGGGATATATAACGGTCTGCAGGAAATAG
- a CDS encoding nascent polypeptide-associated complex protein, whose product MIPGVNPKQMKQMMKKLGMKMDTIEDVERVVVYTKSGNYVFDNAEVVATVMQGMTTYQINGEPRFEEAEAVIPEDDVKLVAEQAGVSEDEAKAALTEAKGDIAEAILKLSE is encoded by the coding sequence ATGATTCCAGGTGTTAACCCGAAACAGATGAAACAGATGATGAAGAAGCTCGGCATGAAGATGGATACCATCGAGGATGTCGAGCGTGTGGTCGTATACACGAAGTCCGGCAACTACGTCTTCGACAACGCGGAGGTCGTCGCGACTGTGATGCAGGGCATGACCACATACCAGATCAACGGCGAGCCGAGATTCGAGGAAGCCGAGGCCGTAATCCCAGAGGACGACGTGAAGCTCGTTGCAGAGCAGGCGGGAGTCTCCGAGGACGAGGCAAAGGCAGCCCTTACGGAAGCCAAAGGCGACATCGCCGAGGCGATCCTGAAACTTTCGGAATAA
- a CDS encoding PUA domain-containing protein, with protein MSTESSDSSSLKRVRTIADFQFGRGTGKELFPDDCTFRLSSTKRIRYVMSGKTRLATVRAGDGRLTLGKEAGAKLCEILPSPAYRVTVQNDVAEFVVAGKNAMSKHVISADPGIRAGDEVMVCDEQGGFLGIGNAVLSGEEMLAFNYGVAVQVRKGS; from the coding sequence GTGTCAACAGAATCCTCAGACAGCAGCTCGCTTAAGCGGGTCAGGACGATAGCCGACTTCCAGTTCGGAAGAGGCACAGGGAAGGAGCTCTTCCCGGACGACTGCACCTTCAGGTTATCCTCAACCAAAAGGATCAGGTACGTGATGTCCGGAAAGACCCGTCTTGCAACGGTCAGGGCGGGCGACGGGCGTCTCACGCTCGGAAAAGAGGCAGGTGCAAAGCTCTGCGAAATTCTCCCCTCACCCGCGTACCGTGTGACAGTCCAAAACGATGTCGCCGAGTTCGTCGTAGCGGGAAAGAACGCGATGTCCAAACACGTGATCTCCGCCGACCCCGGAATAAGGGCGGGCGACGAGGTCATGGTCTGCGACGAGCAGGGAGGCTTCCTCGGCATAGGCAACGCAGTCCTTTCCGGGGAGGAAATGCTCGCATTTAATTATGGAGTAGCAGTACAGGTAAGAAAAGGGAGTTAA
- a CDS encoding single-stranded-DNA-specific exonuclease RecJ produces the protein MSLDKDISAVAGIIHDSKKVTIISHIDADGITSEAIMRQAVARAGIEVRSVFVRQLEPITMKHVPDDDSLKLFIDLGAGQQNLLEERGLSDREVVIIDHHVTQDVDTQYIQANGLPYGHEKLSAAGVGYLVAREIDDVNIDLAKLAVIGNVGDMMARENCGLIGPARKIADDGAEFGNVEIVKDDLNCYGISTRPLHILLSFADDPHIPGISNRPGEAQNMLTYEAGIQLHKPNGKWKVWEDLDEDERKSIMGRLALKLHSAGEPLERLRGEHYIFPDERKYTPLRNASEYATMLNACGRWVKPYTGSAVCCGDRGEEYREAEHMLRHHRKIIREMMEYILDKGVTEYSNLQYIHVGSRFPDTIVGIGAGMALSKLNRRLPIMVLCYLSDDPELVKVSMRTNETMVQAGVDLQAALLEASEKLGGAGGGHKIAAGAYIPKESEEGFAESVNRILRQQLA, from the coding sequence ATGAGTCTCGACAAGGACATCTCCGCAGTCGCCGGGATAATACATGATTCCAAAAAAGTAACGATAATCTCCCACATCGACGCCGACGGGATAACCAGCGAGGCGATCATGAGGCAGGCCGTAGCAAGGGCCGGCATTGAGGTCAGGTCAGTCTTCGTCAGGCAGCTCGAGCCGATCACCATGAAGCACGTGCCGGACGACGACTCCCTCAAGCTCTTCATAGACCTCGGGGCGGGCCAGCAAAACCTGCTTGAGGAGCGGGGCCTCTCTGACCGTGAAGTCGTAATCATCGATCACCACGTGACACAGGACGTCGATACCCAATATATTCAGGCGAACGGACTCCCTTACGGTCACGAAAAGCTCTCGGCCGCAGGAGTAGGATACCTCGTCGCAAGAGAGATCGACGACGTCAACATCGACCTCGCGAAGCTCGCCGTCATAGGAAACGTCGGCGATATGATGGCCCGCGAGAACTGCGGATTAATCGGCCCCGCCCGGAAGATCGCCGACGACGGCGCAGAGTTCGGCAACGTCGAGATCGTAAAGGACGACCTCAACTGCTACGGGATATCCACGAGACCCCTCCATATACTACTCTCCTTCGCAGACGACCCTCACATCCCCGGAATATCCAACCGTCCCGGCGAGGCCCAGAACATGCTGACATACGAGGCGGGAATACAGCTCCATAAGCCCAACGGCAAGTGGAAGGTCTGGGAGGATCTGGACGAGGACGAGAGGAAGAGCATCATGGGCCGCCTCGCACTCAAACTTCATTCCGCAGGCGAACCTCTCGAACGTCTCAGGGGCGAGCACTACATCTTCCCCGACGAGAGGAAATACACGCCGCTCCGGAACGCGTCCGAATACGCGACGATGCTGAACGCATGCGGACGATGGGTCAAGCCCTACACCGGAAGTGCAGTCTGCTGCGGGGACAGGGGCGAGGAGTACAGGGAGGCCGAGCACATGCTCAGGCATCATAGGAAGATCATCCGCGAGATGATGGAGTACATCCTCGACAAGGGCGTTACCGAATATTCCAACCTCCAGTATATCCACGTCGGCAGCAGGTTCCCGGACACCATCGTCGGGATCGGGGCGGGAATGGCGCTCTCGAAGCTCAACCGGCGGCTCCCGATTATGGTATTATGCTATCTCTCCGACGACCCCGAACTCGTCAAGGTCTCAATGCGGACCAACGAGACGATGGTGCAGGCGGGAGTCGATCTCCAGGCCGCACTGCTCGAAGCCTCCGAGAAACTCGGCGGTGCAGGCGGAGGACATAAGATTGCGGCGGGCGCATATATTCCAAAAGAATCCGAAGAGGGGTTTGCAGAAAGTGTCAACAGAATCCTCAGACAGCAGCTCGCTTAA
- a CDS encoding bifunctional ADP-dependent NAD(P)H-hydrate dehydratase/NAD(P)H-hydrate epimerase codes for MNGDLIEFEETGIIKPGRMRAVDRNAMHLGVDGLRLMESAGFGLAGVVRRYSPDLVLVLCGSGNNGGDGFVAARHLQRDSEVHVIYPEDRVKTPDAIANLRLLGHCSVTLHPVSCPDDVSGLSGLYENADVIIDAILGTGARGDLREPYASMAKAVSLSGATVISADIPTQGITPDVVCGFHRPKLHGSERIDIGIPLEAEIFTGPGDLTMIPAKDSAAHKGAGGRVLVIGGGPYQGAPYLAGMAALRAGADIVRVASPVVMPCPDIIVEELEGPCISESHLEDIIRLIEDSDAVVCGCGLGDKSHDVIVKAAPFMKKAVFDADALRKPLPVPGGIGEAIYTPHAGELERISGYRPEGTLYDRAKAVSNIAGNIAKHSTVLLKGGTDIITDGSRVRFNRTGHSGMTVGGTGDVLAGVCGALLCKLPAFEAACIGAYINGCAGMAAGEAAGDGMVATDLLERIPSVILGDITGDIE; via the coding sequence ATGAACGGGGATCTAATCGAATTCGAGGAGACGGGGATAATCAAACCGGGGAGGATGCGGGCCGTGGACCGGAACGCGATGCATCTCGGCGTCGACGGGCTCAGGCTGATGGAGTCGGCGGGTTTTGGCCTTGCGGGAGTGGTCCGGAGGTATTCCCCGGATCTTGTCCTGGTTTTGTGCGGGAGCGGGAACAACGGGGGTGACGGTTTTGTCGCTGCCCGCCACCTCCAGAGGGATTCGGAGGTTCATGTGATCTACCCGGAGGACAGGGTGAAGACTCCCGATGCAATCGCGAACCTGAGACTGCTGGGGCACTGTTCGGTTACGCTTCACCCCGTTTCGTGCCCGGACGACGTGAGCGGCCTTTCAGGCCTTTACGAGAACGCGGATGTAATAATAGATGCGATTCTCGGGACCGGTGCAAGGGGTGATCTCCGGGAGCCGTATGCGTCGATGGCGAAGGCTGTCTCTCTCTCCGGTGCGACTGTGATCTCAGCCGACATCCCGACCCAGGGTATCACTCCGGATGTGGTCTGCGGATTCCACAGGCCGAAGCTCCACGGCTCCGAGCGGATCGACATCGGAATCCCGCTGGAAGCTGAGATCTTCACCGGGCCGGGGGATCTTACTATGATCCCTGCAAAAGATTCGGCAGCTCACAAGGGTGCAGGCGGGCGGGTGCTCGTCATCGGCGGAGGGCCATACCAGGGTGCTCCGTATCTTGCCGGGATGGCTGCTCTCCGTGCCGGTGCCGATATTGTAAGGGTCGCATCGCCGGTCGTTATGCCGTGCCCGGATATAATAGTCGAGGAGCTCGAAGGCCCGTGCATCTCGGAGTCGCACCTTGAGGATATTATAAGATTGATCGAAGATTCGGATGCGGTGGTATGCGGGTGCGGACTGGGAGATAAGAGCCACGATGTGATCGTTAAAGCCGCACCGTTCATGAAGAAAGCCGTGTTCGATGCCGATGCACTTCGAAAACCCCTGCCCGTTCCCGGCGGAATTGGCGAGGCGATATACACCCCGCATGCGGGAGAGTTGGAGAGGATCTCCGGGTACCGGCCGGAAGGGACGTTGTACGACAGGGCGAAAGCGGTCAGCAATATCGCCGGTAATATTGCGAAGCATTCGACAGTTCTTTTGAAGGGCGGGACAGACATTATTACAGACGGCAGCCGTGTCAGGTTCAATCGCACCGGGCATTCGGGAATGACCGTCGGTGGAACGGGCGACGTTCTCGCGGGAGTCTGCGGGGCGCTGCTCTGCAAACTTCCGGCGTTCGAGGCCGCGTGCATAGGGGCGTACATAAACGGCTGTGCAGGGATGGCGGCCGGAGAGGCGGCGGGCGACGGAATGGTCGCGACCGATCTCCTCGAAAGGATTCCATCCGTAATACTTGGAGATATAACAGGAGATATAGAATGA
- the moaC gene encoding cyclic pyranopterin monophosphate synthase MoaC: MTEFTHIKDDKAYMVDVTEKPDVGRVAVAAGKIYLREETVEAIRRGDVVKGNVLATARVAGIMAVKRTSDLIPMCHPLPVGGVNIDFNEIKGEPCIEAICTVKTYGKTGVEMEALTGVSIALLTIWDMVKSAEKDEDGQYPETGIEDIHVVEKRKG; encoded by the coding sequence ATGACGGAATTTACGCATATAAAGGACGACAAGGCATACATGGTCGACGTGACCGAAAAACCGGATGTGGGAAGGGTGGCGGTCGCCGCCGGAAAGATCTATCTCCGCGAGGAGACGGTGGAGGCAATCCGCAGGGGAGATGTCGTGAAGGGCAATGTCCTTGCGACGGCAAGGGTCGCCGGGATAATGGCTGTGAAGCGGACATCCGATCTTATACCTATGTGCCACCCGCTTCCCGTCGGGGGCGTGAACATCGATTTCAACGAGATCAAGGGCGAGCCCTGCATCGAGGCGATCTGCACTGTAAAGACCTACGGGAAGACCGGGGTCGAGATGGAGGCCCTCACCGGTGTCTCGATCGCACTTCTTACTATATGGGACATGGTCAAGTCCGCCGAGAAGGACGAGGACGGTCAGTATCCGGAGACCGGGATCGAGGACATCCACGTCGTCGAGAAGAGGAAAGGGTGA
- a CDS encoding cation diffusion facilitator family transporter — protein sequence MFKGDLRQKTKKRPALFSSSDPRSITASKAFILSMSLTVFIGISEIILWHLSENELFYIEGFGNLVWVIPDAVLLAMILLGGHKADFRMHFGYQRIETLTMFVFTLAVALYVLYFFFETLFFPSPELNADYGPVTVIFSLIVIGLLCLLYRYIRGVGKRLNSQILLLDSVVIKADIACMAIILVSGLIQVVAPSLLMIHTILTLLVAMGLFIYSVGECLGAAKELIDANPSMHVMNLTEKITEELPEVLFISDHRIRSFGGAISVDITIETDPDITVREAYEISEKIEERIRSAVENVLEVRVRVTPAGAFLAKEASDL from the coding sequence ATGTTTAAAGGGGATTTAAGACAAAAAACTAAAAAACGCCCTGCCTTGTTCAGTAGCTCTGATCCCAGGTCCATCACCGCTTCAAAAGCATTCATTCTCTCGATGTCACTGACGGTTTTTATTGGTATATCGGAGATTATTCTATGGCATTTATCAGAGAATGAACTCTTTTATATTGAAGGATTTGGAAATCTGGTCTGGGTAATTCCCGATGCAGTGCTGCTTGCCATGATCCTGTTAGGCGGGCACAAAGCAGATTTTCGAATGCATTTCGGGTACCAACGAATTGAAACGCTTACAATGTTTGTTTTTACCCTTGCAGTTGCATTATATGTACTTTATTTCTTCTTTGAGACGCTATTTTTCCCATCTCCTGAACTGAATGCCGATTACGGACCTGTTACCGTTATATTTTCCTTAATCGTAATCGGTTTGTTGTGTCTTCTCTACCGGTATATACGGGGTGTTGGAAAAAGGTTAAACAGTCAGATTCTTCTGCTGGATTCTGTAGTAATCAAAGCTGATATTGCATGTATGGCGATTATTTTAGTAAGCGGATTAATTCAGGTCGTTGCCCCGTCATTATTGATGATACACACGATTTTGACCCTCCTTGTGGCGATGGGTCTCTTCATCTACAGTGTCGGTGAATGTCTCGGAGCAGCAAAAGAGCTTATCGATGCCAACCCGTCGATGCATGTTATGAATTTGACCGAAAAGATAACAGAAGAATTGCCGGAAGTATTATTCATTTCAGACCACCGGATCCGAAGTTTTGGAGGCGCTATCTCTGTTGATATTACTATAGAGACAGATCCGGATATTACTGTAAGGGAAGCATATGAAATATCCGAAAAAATTGAAGAAAGGATACGTTCGGCAGTGGAGAATGTTCTTGAGGTCAGGGTAAGGGTAACTCCGGCAGGGGCATTTCTCGCGAAAGAGGCTTCGGATCTATAA